The proteins below come from a single Rosa rugosa chromosome 2, drRosRugo1.1, whole genome shotgun sequence genomic window:
- the LOC133731478 gene encoding E3 ubiquitin-protein ligase RSL1-like yields WECHLYLYSNCQELIWINDDEFLNPVYLSYFSAPNRVLKFKPSNISFGKSKRIKTSNEGSCSTSKAPSFVCEICVETKPAHESFGIKNCSHVYCTDCVVKYVDSKLQENITSIGCLVPDCKGSLDPEYCHSILKPEVFEKWGTRLCEDVIIGSQKFYCPFKDCSAMLIDDGTEVVRESECPNCKRLFCAQCKVPWHAGITCAEVKRLNKDDLIMEKLAYKKHWRKCPTCGIYVERSGGCTTIPCRCGTYFDFHCGRLGCPFCGKRRKNTMGYCVFMKEYRRIQRDRGEPYSQATAKLATEKWRSMSRSEKKPYENPEMKPTRIIRVRSKMSSKEG; encoded by the exons TGGGAATGCCATCTATATCTGTATTCAAACTGCCAAGAGCTGATATGGATTAATGATGATGAATTCTTAAACCCAGTTTACCTTTCTTATTTCTCTGCACCCAACAGGGTTCTTAAGTTCAAACCCTCCAATATCTCTTTTGGGAAAAGCAAGCGAATAAAAACCTCAAACGAGGGTTCTTGTTCTACTTCCAAAGCCCCATCttttgtttgtgaaatttgtgTGGAGACCAAGCCGGCACACGAATCGTTTGGTATCAAAAATTGCAGCCATGTTTATTGTACCGATTGTGTGGTCAAATACGTGGACTCAAAGCTCCAAGAAAATATAACAAGCATTGGGTGCCTTGTACCCGATTGCAAAGGGTCACTGGATCCCGAGTATTGCCATTCGATTCTGAAACCCGAGGTGTTTGAAAAATGGGGGACAAGGTTGTGCGAGGATGTGATTATTGGATCTCAGAAATTTTACTGCCCCTTTAAGGACTGCTCCGCAATGTTGATCGACGATGGGACAGAGGTAGTGAGAGAATCAGAGTGCCCTAACTGTAAAAGATTGTTCTGTGCGCAGTGTAAGGTTCCTTGGCACGCGGGGATTACTTGTGCCGAGGTTAAGAGGTTGAATAAGGATGATCTTATTATGGAGAAACTTGCTTACAAGAAGCACTGGAGAAAGTGCCCAACGTGTGGGATCTATGTGGAAAGATCAGGAGGCTGCACAACAATACCATGCAG GTGCGGGACTTATTTTGACTTCCATTGTGGACGACTCGGTTGTCCTTTTTGTGGAAAACGCAGAAAGAATACTATGGGCTACTGCGTATTCATGAAGGAATACAGAAGGATTCAGCGGGACCGGGGGGAACCCTATAGTCAAGCTACTGCTAAACTTGCTACTGAGAAATGGAGATCCATGTCTCGTTCTGAAAAAAAGCCCTATGAGAACCCAGAGATGAAACCGACTAGAATCATCCGGGTGCGATCGAAGATGTCGAGTAAAGAAGGCTAA
- the LOC133729999 gene encoding probable LRR receptor-like serine/threonine-protein kinase At1g53430: MGAEASARLVSELVILCLISTLCLQLGSEFKYQSIAETLPTEEVRALYEIAYQLGLNPEKLSGGSICTERSYEIKCNCNFENNTICHIIEIALIGSGLTGVIPKELANLTHLESLNLQKNQLTGSIPASLGNLSLLHSLDLSDNQLIGPIPASLGNLKFKAKRENYRYDRKLQATRPTAGAAVSCGRKSFTPCHPSGAAGLTLDLSSNQLSGPIPATLGNLAILPADAEIADYLTIYLDLSNNQLIGPIPQSLGNLTLAGSIDLHDNFLNGSIPASLGALTHLYRLDLHNNGISGILPRRLGNLTKLGTFDVASNSITGTLPNKFASLKSLNEFSVAGNYLSGPLPDFIANWTSIWELYLSGNNFLGILPAGIFNLSDLKILAISDVGANSHFQFPPSTHVTTSFRILILRNCSITGQIPSYIGNMSSLRSLDLSFNSLTGRIPDSLKNINLSWMSFTNNMLTGEIPNWIKSAVWSKMDLSYNNFSKPTFATPSSLDLNLFSCCCNSSICLPNTYDWADPTTEEYCPGGKPNYHSLFINCGGGTLNNVDGNIYDQDNETSQFYRSLKGNWARISAGNTVDLDYASNPSKVLKSVRCGLSSEAPLYDRARTSPVSLKYYGFCLRKGKYNVTLHFAEIVDEDNNYRNTTKRVFDVYIQGERKLKDFNIIDKAGGPNTKHTENFRAVNVNDSTLEIHFYSAGKGTLDQGPLISAISVTPEYKLHEQLSPLHIALITVASIIVFVLLLLLFAWMMGWLGTDHLQEIDIGQENPITLKQLKDATGNFSKRNEIGQGGFGTVYKAEVQGKIVAVKKLSSHSEERINQLINEFYTLKSMSQENLVQLLDIYNAKGLHLLVYEYMQNNSLAHALFDSKSKLKLDWEARFNICLGIARGLVYLHEHPRLKMVHRDIKSANILLDGNLKAKISDFGLASLYTEDDQFKFIKVEVPQGYMAPEYVRGVVTAKADVYSFGVVILETVSGRKNAGHTRDSQESEFLLDTACDLQRKGKLVDLVDKTLSNKYDAKQAIIILNLAVMCINISPTLRPTMSEVLSVLVGDKKIEEICSPALKEPIKDINDPHVNEIAEFAVSEYNKKSGKKLKLRSVVKGETQVVAGENYRLVIVVEDNSAAAKYEGVVYERIWEHTRELLSFDSHIAQVDSTVSMEVTSKASTSSNLIKVEDETEHISVSTPLEISK, from the exons ATGGGTGCTGAAGCTTCAGCAAGACTTGTTAGTGAACTTGTAATTCTATGCCTCATCTCTACTCTTTGTCTGCAGCTTGGATCTGAATTCAAATATCAGAGTATAGCTGAAACGTTGCCCACAGAAGAAG TGAGAGCTCTTTATGAAATAGCATATCAGTTGGGGTTAAACCCTGAAAAGTTATCTGGAGGCTCAATTTGCACGGAGAGAAGCTATGAAATCAAATGTAACTGCAATTTTGAAAACAACACCATTTGCCACATCATAGAAAT TGCATTGATTGGCAGCGGTTTGACTGGAGTTATACCTAAAGAACTGGCCAATCTCACACATCTGGAGAgcct GAATCTCCAGAAAAATCAATTGACTGGTTCCATACCTGCTAGCTTGGGGAATTTATCTTTGCTCCACAGCCT GGATCTTTCGGACAATCAATTGATCGGACCCATTCCAGCAAGTTTGGggaatttaaaatttaaagcaaaaagagaaaattaCAG GTATGATAGGAAGCTGCAGGCCACTAGGCCCACCGCAGGGGCAGCCGTAAGCTGCGGCCGCAAAAGCTTTACACCATGCCATCCGAGCGGCGCCGCCGGTCTAACACT GGATCTTTCAAGCAATCAGTTGAGTGGACCTATACCAGCCACTTTAGGGAATCTGGCCATCCTACC GGCTGATGCCGAGATTGCCGACTACCTAACGATCTACCT GGATCTTTCCAACAATCAACTGATTGGGCCTATACCACAGAGTTTAGGGAATTTGACTTTGGCCGGTTCTAT TGATCTGCATGATAACTTTCTCAACGGCTCTATACCAGCATCTTTGGGTGCATTGACTCATTTGTATAGACT GGATTTGCATAACAATGGAATCTCTGGTATTCTCCCACGAAGACTTGGAAATTTGACAAAGCTTGGAACCTT CGACGTCGCATCCAACAGTATTACTGGGACATTACCAAACAAATTCGCCAGCCTTAAGAGCCTGAATGAATT TTCTGTAGCTGGTAACTATTTGTCTGGCCCTTTACCTGACTTCATAGCCAACTGGACTTCAATCTGGGAACT TTATCTCAGCGGAAACAATTTTCTCGGAATTCTACCTGCCGGAATTTTTAATTTATCAGATCTAAAAATTTT GGCAATAAGTGATGTCGGAGCAAACTCTCATTTCCAGTTCCCACCATCAACACATGTGACGACAAGTTTTCGTATTTT GATACTAAGAAACTGCTCAATCACTGGTCAAATTCCATCCTACATTGGAAATATGTCATCATTAAGGAGCCT AGACCTGAGCTTCAACAGCTTAACGGGTAGAATCCCAGATtctttgaaaaacataaatttaaGTTGGAT GTCTTTTACAAACAATATGCTTACTGGGGAAATTCCTAATTGGATTAAAAGTGCAGTCTGGAGTAAGAT GGATCTTTCATACAATAATTTTTCAAAACCAACCTTTGCAACACCGTCCAGCTTAGACTT gaatttgttttcttgttgttgTAACTCCTCAATCTGTCTGCCAAATACGTATGACTG GGCGGACCCAACCACGGAGGAGTATTGTCCCGGAGGAAAACCTAATT ACCATTCATTGTTTATAAATTGTGGTGGTGGGACACTTAACAACGTTGATGGAAATATTTATGATCAAGATAATGAGACATCGCAGTTTTACCGGAGTCTGAAAGGAAACTGGGCTCGAATTAGTGCTGGAAACACCGTCGACCTTGACTATGCTTCCAATCCAAGTAAAGTTTTAAAAAGTGTGAGATGTGGGCTTTCCTCTGAAGCACCTTTATACGATAGAGCTCGCACTTCCCCTGTCTCTCTAAAATATTACGGGTTCTGTTTACGTAAAGGCAAATACAATGTAACACTTCACTTTGCTGAAATTGTTGATGAGGATAACAATTACAGAAATACAACTAAGCGCGTATTTGATGTGTATATACAG GGTGAGAGGAAACTAAAGGATTTCAACATTATAGACAAGGCAGGAGGTCCGAATACAAAACATACAGAAAATTTCAGGGCTGTTAATGTAAATGATAGTACATTAGAGATCCACTTCTACTCGGCTGGAAAAGGGACTCTTGATCAGGGACCTCTCATATCTGCTATATCCGTAACTCCAG AGTACAAGCTACACGAACAACTATCTCCTTTGCACATAGCGCTCATTACTGTGGCTTCAATCATAGTTTTCGTATTGCTTTTATTGCTTTTTGCCTGGATGATGGGATGGCTGGGTACAGATCACTTACAAG AAATAGATATAGGTCAAGAAAATCCTATCACCCTCAAACAATTAAAAGATGCTACTGGGAATTTTAGCAAGAGGAACGAGATTGGTCAAGGGGGTTTTGGGACAGTTTACAAG GCTGAAGTGCAAGGGAAAATTGTAGCTGTGAAGAAACTTTCCTCTCATTCAGAGGAAAGGATCAATCAATTGATAAATGAGTTTTATACCTTAAAATCAATGAGTCAAGAGAATCTTGTTCAGTTGCTGGACATCTACAACGCAAAAGGCCTGCATTTGCTCGTCTATGAATATATGCAAAACAACTCCCTTGCACACGCCTTATTTG ACTCAAAGTCCAAACTGAAACTTGACTGGGAAGCTAGGTTTAATATTTGCTTGGGAATAGCTAGGGGATTGGTGTATCTACATGAGCATCCCAGGCTGAAGATGGTTCACAGAGACATTAAATCAGCTAATATTCTTCTCGATGGAAACCTCAAGGCTAAAATATCAGACTTTGGATTGGCAAGCCTTTACACCGAAGATGatcaattcaagttcatcaaaGTAGAAGTGCCACA GGGATATATGGCACCTGAGTATGTTCGAGGAGTTGTGACAGCTAAAGCTGATGTCTACAGTTTTGGGGTGGTTATACTTGAAACTGTTAGTGGAAGGAAAAATGCAGGACACACGCGAGATAGCCAGGAAAGTGAATTTCTTTTAGACACG GCTTGTGATTTACAGCGAAAAGGAAAACTGGTGGACTTGGTTGATAAAACCTTGTCTAACAAGTATGATGCAAAACAAGCCATCATCATCTTGAATTTAGCAGTAATGTGCATAAATATATCGCCAACTCTGAGGCCTACTATGTCTGAAGTTTTGAGTGTTCTCGTTGGCGACAAAAAAATTGAGGAGATTTGTTCCCCTGCCCTGAAGGAGCCGATTAAGGACATCAACGACCCCCACGTGAATGAGATTGCGGAGTTTGCGGTGTCGGAGTACAACAAGAAATCCGGGAAGAAGCTGAAGTTACGGAGCGTGGTGAAGGGCGAGACTCAGGTTGTCGCAGGTGAGAATTACCGTCTCGTCATCGTCGTTGAGGATAACTCGGCGGCGGCCAAGTATGAGGGCGTTGTGTACGAGAGGATTTGGGAGCATACTAGGGAATTGCTCTCCTTCGATAGTCACATTGCTCAAGTTGATTCCACTGTTTCTATGGAAGTAACCTCGAAAGCATCCACGTCATCCAATTTGATCAAAGTGGAAGATGAAACAGAACACATTTCTGTGAGTACCCCCCTAGAGATTTCCAAATGA